TCCACCAGCGCGGCGCGGCTTACGCTCAGTCCCACACTGCCCGCCAAGTTGGCGCTCAGGGCAGTGGTGTGCCGCCTGCCCAGCACAATAAGGTCAGCTCCCGTTTCGGCGGCCATATCCAAAATCACGTCGGCGGCTCTGGCAGCGCTGCGAAGGTGAGGATGAACGGTCAAACCGGCTTGTTCGGCGCGGGCCACCACCGCCTTCAGATGGGCCTCACGAACGTCGTGGAGGCTCTGGGCAATCTGCTCTTCCATTTCGCCGCTGCCCGGAATACCGGCGGCCATACTGGCCATCACGCCGCGCTGAGTGGGCACCACCACGACCACGTCCAGCACCGCTCCAAACTGCTGGGCCAAACCAATGGCCCGTTCCACTGCTTTTTGAGAGTGGGCCGCGCCGCCCGTCGCCACCAGAATCCGGTGATAGCTCTGGGACGTGGCCTGATCTGAGTCATTGTTTGGCATGCTATGAGCTTAGAGCATCTTTTTGAAAACGGCGCACCATCGCCAGAGATTTTAACGTGGTGCCGACAGCGGGAAGCGCCGCTGCATGTCTTTAGGTCTGGGCGCGGAGCGCGGCAATCCGGATTCTTAGAAAACGCTTTCTATCTGGTGCGTCCAGACGGGTACGTGGGACTGGCCGCAG
The DNA window shown above is from Deinococcus detaillensis and carries:
- a CDS encoding universal stress protein codes for the protein MPNNDSDQATSQSYHRILVATGGAAHSQKAVERAIGLAQQFGAVLDVVVVVPTQRGVMASMAAGIPGSGEMEEQIAQSLHDVREAHLKAVVARAEQAGLTVHPHLRSAARAADVILDMAAETGADLIVLGRRHTTALSANLAGSVGLSVSRAALVDVLITH